A single Candidatus Thalassolituus haligoni DNA region contains:
- a CDS encoding DUF4124 domain-containing protein, giving the protein MEAVMVLGKRVFCCLRACATGVARVVILLLLSQALWAGEYYVCTDANGKKLFSQTPCPAGYPSSQSQHYEVPANTGASLSPAAADAGERSISVDNQGLQEMTTNNRRIELQRKLAQAQQALTQLSQRQAEVLTPLEQTRDGIAGNNANNRRQQVNDQIIAKKAGFDDEREVLNNSIAAYRTELDQLSSGH; this is encoded by the coding sequence ATGGAAGCGGTTATGGTGTTGGGTAAGCGGGTGTTCTGCTGTTTGCGGGCCTGTGCTACTGGGGTCGCCAGGGTTGTCATTTTGTTGCTGCTGTCTCAAGCGTTATGGGCGGGAGAATATTATGTGTGCACCGATGCCAACGGCAAAAAGCTGTTTTCGCAGACCCCTTGTCCGGCTGGTTATCCATCGTCGCAGTCGCAACATTATGAAGTCCCGGCGAATACCGGTGCATCGCTGTCGCCTGCTGCGGCAGACGCCGGGGAGCGCAGTATCAGTGTCGACAATCAGGGTTTGCAGGAGATGACCACCAACAACCGTCGTATCGAGTTGCAGCGTAAGCTGGCGCAGGCGCAGCAGGCGTTGACGCAACTGTCGCAGCGTCAGGCGGAGGTGTTAACGCCGCTGGAGCAAACCCGCGATGGTATTGCTGGTAATAATGCCAATAATCGTCGTCAGCAGGTGAATGATCAGATTATCGCTAAAAAGGCAGGGTTTGATGATGAACGGGAGGTGTTGAATAACAGCATCGCTGCTTATCGAACCGAACTGGATCAATTATCCTCTGGCCATTGA
- a CDS encoding DUF3524 domain-containing protein, whose protein sequence is MARPKILLLSAYRSDSHGYWSDWLQTDLDADWQVLELPGRYFRWRIRGNPLSWLDALSRVLDGWQPERILATSMVDIATIKGLFPALADVPCSYYFHENQFAYPVAAGQHSSVDPLMVQLYGALAADELLFNSRFNQYSFLDGVDALIKRLPDQLPVGIRARLEGKCRWLPVPVRTPVTVTATARSPIAVKTADDAEPSGLVEGVPNTDSFIPLSYSGVLTREPLLLWNHRWEYDKQPEDFLALLLELNDLGVGFRLALLGPRPKQIPAALTAIRQRFGDVIRVDGRVSREEYIGWLTQADVVVSTAIHEFQGVSVLEAAALGAIPLVPDALCYREQYPPLCRYPPGDMAAAGRRLIPLLAQPQPELTLRPWLVANQQMEGDNRIHTPTSASERWQHWLLSVKSMGLGR, encoded by the coding sequence ATGGCACGCCCAAAAATCCTGTTGTTATCTGCTTATCGTTCTGACAGTCATGGTTACTGGTCGGACTGGTTACAGACGGATCTCGACGCTGACTGGCAAGTACTGGAGTTGCCCGGTCGTTATTTTCGTTGGCGTATTCGCGGTAATCCGTTGTCGTGGCTGGATGCCTTGTCTCGGGTGCTGGACGGCTGGCAACCAGAGCGGATTCTTGCTACCAGTATGGTAGATATCGCCACCATCAAGGGGTTGTTCCCGGCCTTGGCTGATGTTCCTTGCAGCTATTATTTCCATGAAAACCAGTTCGCCTATCCGGTAGCTGCCGGGCAGCACAGCTCGGTTGATCCCTTGATGGTGCAGCTGTATGGGGCCTTGGCCGCAGATGAATTGCTGTTTAACTCCCGTTTTAATCAGTACAGCTTTCTCGATGGCGTTGATGCCCTGATCAAGCGGCTGCCGGATCAGTTGCCGGTGGGGATTCGTGCTCGGCTGGAGGGGAAATGCCGTTGGTTACCGGTGCCAGTGAGGACTCCTGTGACAGTAACGGCAACGGCTCGGTCTCCCATTGCAGTCAAGACCGCTGACGACGCTGAGCCATCAGGACTGGTAGAGGGCGTTCCTAATACAGACAGTTTTATACCGTTATCTTATTCCGGCGTATTAACCCGTGAGCCATTACTGTTGTGGAATCATCGCTGGGAGTATGACAAGCAGCCGGAGGACTTTCTGGCGCTGCTGCTGGAATTGAATGATCTGGGAGTTGGCTTTCGGCTGGCGTTACTGGGGCCGCGACCGAAACAGATTCCGGCGGCGCTAACAGCCATTCGTCAGCGCTTTGGGGATGTCATTCGTGTCGATGGTCGTGTCAGCCGGGAGGAGTATATTGGCTGGCTGACGCAGGCGGATGTGGTGGTCAGTACGGCGATTCATGAATTTCAGGGTGTGTCGGTGCTGGAGGCTGCGGCGCTGGGAGCCATTCCGTTGGTGCCGGATGCGTTGTGTTATCGCGAGCAGTATCCGCCGTTGTGTCGGTATCCCCCCGGCGATATGGCTGCTGCGGGGCGGCGTCTGATTCCGTTGTTGGCTCAGCCGCAGCCTGAATTAACGCTGCGGCCGTGGTTGGTGGCGAATCAGCAGATGGAGGGCGATAACAGGATTCATACGCCGACATCGGCCAGCGAGCGCTGGCAACACTGGCTGTTGTCGGTGAAGTCGATGGGGCTGGGGCGGTGA
- the rimO gene encoding 30S ribosomal protein S12 methylthiotransferase RimO: MTDHSDITTSVTPSSGSGTAGSSGKVGFVSLGCPKALVDSERILTQLRMDNYDVVNSYDDADVVVVNTCGFIDDAKQESLEAIREAMAANGKVIVTGCMGKGKDADTIREQNPNILAITGPQAYEEVMTAVHQWVPPLKREHDPFSDLVPPQGVKLTPRHYSYLKISEGCNHGCTFCIIPDMRGKHVSRPIGDVLDEAKRLVDAGTREILVISQDTSAYGVDRKYRTDFWNGKPVKTKLYDLCNELGNLGAWVRLHYVYPYPNVDDVLPLMVEGKILPYLDIPFQHASPRILKLMKRPAHAENTLERIKKWREMVPELVIRSTFVVGFPGETEEDFQMLIDWLEEAELDRVGCFKYSPVDGAKANDLPDHVAPEIQQQRYDRFMQTQQTISTRKLSRKIGQRMAVIIDEIDDEGAVGRTMGDAPNIDGMVYLNEFHECAPGDIIEVEIEHADEYDLWASPVMEAPQSQLDDE, from the coding sequence ATGACAGACCACTCCGACATCACGACTTCCGTAACCCCATCTTCCGGCTCCGGCACTGCTGGCAGCAGCGGTAAAGTCGGGTTCGTCAGCCTCGGGTGCCCGAAAGCGCTGGTCGACTCCGAGCGCATTCTGACCCAACTGCGAATGGATAACTACGACGTGGTCAACAGCTACGACGATGCCGACGTGGTCGTGGTCAACACCTGTGGTTTTATCGACGACGCCAAACAGGAATCTCTGGAAGCCATTCGCGAAGCCATGGCGGCTAACGGCAAGGTGATTGTGACCGGCTGCATGGGCAAGGGTAAAGATGCCGACACCATTCGCGAGCAAAACCCCAACATTCTTGCCATCACCGGCCCCCAAGCCTACGAAGAAGTGATGACCGCCGTGCACCAATGGGTGCCACCGCTAAAAAGGGAACACGATCCCTTCTCCGACCTGGTGCCTCCCCAAGGCGTCAAGCTGACCCCGCGCCACTACTCGTACCTGAAAATATCGGAAGGCTGCAACCACGGCTGCACCTTCTGTATCATCCCAGACATGCGCGGCAAACACGTCTCACGCCCGATAGGCGATGTACTGGATGAAGCCAAACGCCTGGTAGATGCCGGTACCCGTGAAATTCTGGTGATCTCACAAGACACTTCCGCCTACGGCGTTGATCGCAAATACCGCACCGACTTCTGGAACGGCAAACCGGTTAAAACCAAGCTATACGACCTCTGTAACGAACTCGGTAACCTGGGTGCCTGGGTCCGTCTGCACTACGTTTACCCTTACCCCAACGTGGACGACGTATTACCACTCATGGTCGAAGGCAAAATCCTGCCATACCTGGATATTCCCTTCCAGCACGCCAGCCCACGTATTCTGAAGCTGATGAAACGTCCGGCCCACGCCGAAAACACTCTGGAACGAATCAAAAAATGGCGTGAGATGGTGCCAGAACTGGTGATCCGCTCCACCTTCGTGGTGGGCTTCCCTGGCGAAACCGAAGAAGATTTCCAGATGCTGATCGACTGGCTCGAAGAAGCCGAACTCGACCGCGTCGGCTGTTTCAAATACAGCCCGGTCGACGGCGCCAAAGCCAACGACCTGCCAGACCACGTTGCACCCGAGATTCAGCAACAACGCTACGACCGCTTTATGCAAACCCAGCAAACCATCAGCACGCGCAAACTGTCCCGCAAAATAGGCCAGCGTATGGCGGTGATTATTGACGAAATCGACGACGAAGGCGCTGTTGGCCGCACCATGGGCGACGCACCCAACATCGACGGCATGGTGTACCTGAACGAATTCCACGAATGCGCACCGGGCGACATCATCGAAGTAGAAATTGAGCACGCCGATGAATACGACCTGTGGGCATCGCCAGTCATGGAAGCTCCGCAAAGTCAGCTCGACGACGAATAA
- a CDS encoding DUF2057 family protein: MKSLQALFVALTSLLWACSVSSVQPANDLTTLGQGNVEVIVPSTLRVLAINGQNVDSPSLYTGQYRLLLTEGSQRIVVQYEENWNTPDESGYLIRWQPVAIDNDFRAGQRYVLTHAPVRDRDQAEELQTKSPIWLIGGSHKITGQPVVEKEQKVAYVAVKDKTGTVTRLEQLQDIWNASSDSDKAAFHQWLQEQH, from the coding sequence ATGAAAAGCCTGCAAGCCCTATTTGTTGCACTGACCTCCCTGCTTTGGGCCTGTTCAGTCTCTTCGGTTCAACCCGCAAACGACCTCACCACACTGGGTCAGGGCAACGTAGAAGTGATTGTGCCATCGACCCTGCGTGTGCTCGCCATTAACGGCCAGAACGTGGATTCACCCAGCCTGTACACTGGCCAATACCGACTGTTATTGACCGAAGGCAGCCAGAGAATTGTGGTGCAATACGAAGAAAACTGGAACACCCCGGATGAGTCCGGCTACCTGATTCGCTGGCAACCCGTCGCTATCGACAATGATTTCCGCGCCGGTCAACGTTATGTATTAACCCATGCCCCCGTACGTGACCGCGATCAGGCCGAAGAGCTGCAAACCAAATCCCCCATTTGGCTGATTGGTGGTAGCCACAAGATTACCGGCCAGCCCGTGGTCGAAAAAGAACAGAAAGTCGCCTACGTCGCAGTCAAAGACAAGACCGGTACGGTTACTCGACTGGAACAGCTGCAGGATATCTGGAATGCCAGCAGTGATAGCGACAAGGCCGCGTTTCATCAATGGCTGCAAGAGCAACACTGA
- a CDS encoding flavodoxin, with amino-acid sequence MNQVGIFFGTDTGTTRLIGKKLAKLLGDDIASKPLNINRATLDDLMQYPALIIGTATYGEGQLPGTETNIRSGSWLDFLPQLEGADFTGKTVAIYGLGNQVKYGERYCDAMFELYSLFKGLGATIIGSWDTEGYIYSQSRAVIDNRFVGLALDNKNQGVETEKRMAGWIEQIKPELLAALAQTEAVA; translated from the coding sequence ATGAATCAAGTAGGCATCTTTTTTGGCACCGACACTGGCACCACCCGTCTGATCGGGAAAAAACTGGCCAAACTGCTCGGCGACGACATCGCCTCAAAACCATTAAACATCAACCGGGCGACACTCGACGATCTGATGCAATACCCGGCGTTGATTATCGGCACAGCGACCTATGGCGAAGGCCAGCTGCCAGGAACAGAAACCAATATCCGCAGCGGCAGCTGGCTGGATTTTCTGCCACAGCTGGAAGGGGCCGATTTCACCGGCAAAACCGTCGCCATTTATGGGCTGGGCAATCAGGTAAAATACGGTGAGCGTTACTGCGACGCCATGTTCGAGCTATACAGCCTGTTTAAAGGACTCGGCGCTACAATCATCGGCAGCTGGGATACCGAAGGCTATATCTACTCGCAATCCCGAGCTGTGATCGATAACCGCTTTGTCGGCCTCGCGCTGGATAATAAAAACCAGGGAGTGGAAACAGAAAAACGCATGGCTGGCTGGATTGAGCAGATCAAACCAGAACTCCTGGCGGCATTAGCACAAACAGAAGCTGTCGCTTAA
- a CDS encoding adenosine deaminase: MNDFKQWLRAMPKAELHLHIDGSLQASRLLQLAAKNGVEIPYDSVESVEQAYNFDDLQSFLDLYYLGASVLRDEEDFYYLMKDYLDKCCEQNIVHTEIMVEPQTYLPYGVAVETVLAGFCKAIAAAKAQNGQSALMILSLLRHLSEEEALAMLDSVEPFRNDFVGIGLASSELGNPPEKFARLYAKAKEQGYKLIAHAGEEGPPEYIWGALDVLQVDRVDHGVRCVEDEALVKRLIAEQVPLTVCPLSNVRLCVFNTMAEHNILEMLEQGLCVTVNSDDPTYFGGFMNENFEALADDLGMTKAQAVQLAANSFRASFLSDEEKHAFIQQLEQHAAIAA; this comes from the coding sequence ATGAACGATTTCAAACAATGGCTGCGTGCCATGCCCAAAGCCGAACTTCATTTGCACATCGACGGCAGCTTGCAGGCCAGTCGCCTGCTTCAGCTGGCCGCTAAAAATGGCGTTGAGATTCCTTACGACAGCGTTGAGTCGGTGGAGCAGGCCTACAATTTTGACGATCTGCAAAGTTTTCTGGATTTGTATTACCTGGGTGCCTCGGTATTGCGTGACGAGGAGGACTTTTATTACCTGATGAAGGACTACCTTGATAAGTGCTGTGAGCAGAATATTGTTCATACCGAAATCATGGTGGAACCTCAAACCTATCTGCCGTATGGCGTGGCAGTTGAAACTGTGCTGGCAGGTTTCTGTAAGGCGATTGCAGCTGCCAAAGCACAAAATGGCCAATCGGCGTTGATGATCCTGAGTTTGTTGCGTCATCTGAGTGAGGAAGAAGCCCTTGCGATGCTGGATAGCGTAGAGCCATTCCGGAACGATTTTGTGGGAATTGGTTTGGCCAGTTCGGAGTTGGGTAATCCGCCAGAAAAATTTGCACGGCTGTACGCCAAGGCTAAAGAGCAGGGTTATAAGCTGATTGCTCATGCCGGGGAAGAAGGGCCACCGGAGTACATCTGGGGGGCGTTGGATGTGCTGCAGGTGGATCGTGTTGATCACGGTGTGCGTTGTGTGGAAGACGAGGCCCTGGTGAAGCGTTTGATTGCTGAGCAAGTGCCGCTGACGGTGTGTCCGTTATCTAACGTGCGTTTGTGTGTGTTTAACACCATGGCCGAGCATAATATTCTGGAGATGCTGGAGCAGGGGTTGTGCGTGACGGTGAACTCGGATGACCCCACCTATTTTGGCGGCTTTATGAACGAGAATTTTGAAGCACTGGCGGACGATCTGGGGATGACCAAAGCGCAAGCAGTGCAGTTGGCGGCCAACAGTTTCCGCGCCAGCTTTTTGAGCGATGAAGAGAAACACGCATTTATTCAGCAGTTGGAGCAGCATGCTGCGATAGCGGCGTAG
- a CDS encoding NifB/NifX family molybdenum-iron cluster-binding protein, translating into MSELTSVACVADVEADPQAVLVAFASMDGDMVDQHFGSAQAFYLFAVSADSAELLASQEFGHEKKDGNEDKLKPKLAWLVGADVVYCGSIGGSATRQLIALGVNPIKVSGGPDVEELIEDIQKQMNGTPEFWLAKILKDKSQNKTDSRFDDMDDEGWDG; encoded by the coding sequence ATGAGCGAATTGACAAGCGTCGCCTGCGTTGCAGACGTAGAAGCCGACCCACAAGCAGTTCTGGTTGCCTTTGCCTCTATGGACGGCGATATGGTGGATCAGCATTTTGGTTCTGCCCAGGCGTTTTACCTGTTTGCCGTTAGCGCTGATTCTGCTGAATTACTGGCCAGTCAGGAATTCGGCCACGAAAAGAAAGATGGTAACGAAGACAAACTGAAACCCAAGCTGGCCTGGCTTGTGGGAGCCGACGTTGTTTACTGCGGTTCGATTGGTGGCTCGGCAACGCGTCAGCTCATTGCTCTGGGGGTCAATCCCATCAAGGTCAGTGGTGGCCCGGATGTTGAAGAATTGATCGAAGACATTCAAAAACAAATGAATGGCACGCCAGAATTCTGGTTGGCAAAAATATTAAAAGACAAATCGCAAAACAAAACCGACAGTCGTTTTGACGATATGGATGACGAAGGCTGGGACGGATAA
- a CDS encoding porin, protein MTLTRTATAISLSLLATAAIAAEPKVDVYGSVRLALDKEDSAMSSDDKLTRFGIKASSDIGHGLTAVGGIEYGVDFEQKSAPTLRLGYVGVKGALGELYHGSQTTVWHKFVRGAYFSNGSDSLRMYTIRDDGLTQYYYKGNGFTLGLGVQTEDKDGNNIDTVQAGGEYKIGGFKGQIALVKDKNGDNNGQILGARVWYTLDEMTLSAFTHRASDSFDYKSSNLCSGEKTSTNGVYGAYKTGVHKIHARFAVNKCDQSGDKASRKIEYVNALDKQFQVWVALEKLDTSRTTNDAVTKTELGVRYDF, encoded by the coding sequence ATGACATTGACCAGGACTGCAACCGCCATCTCCCTGAGCCTGCTGGCAACAGCCGCAATCGCTGCCGAGCCCAAAGTAGATGTCTACGGCTCCGTGCGCCTTGCTCTGGACAAGGAAGACAGCGCCATGAGCAGCGACGACAAATTGACTCGTTTTGGCATCAAGGCCAGTAGCGACATCGGTCACGGCCTGACCGCCGTAGGTGGCATTGAATACGGCGTCGACTTCGAGCAAAAATCAGCACCCACCCTGCGTTTAGGCTATGTCGGTGTCAAAGGTGCGTTGGGCGAGCTGTACCATGGATCGCAGACAACCGTCTGGCACAAATTTGTCCGTGGTGCCTACTTCAGCAACGGTTCGGATTCCCTGCGCATGTACACAATTCGCGACGACGGCCTGACCCAATACTACTATAAAGGTAATGGCTTCACGCTTGGATTAGGTGTCCAGACCGAAGATAAGGACGGTAACAATATCGACACCGTCCAGGCTGGTGGTGAATACAAAATCGGCGGATTCAAGGGCCAGATTGCACTGGTTAAAGACAAAAATGGCGACAATAACGGACAAATCCTGGGCGCACGCGTCTGGTACACTCTGGATGAAATGACCTTGTCTGCGTTCACTCACCGCGCCAGTGACTCGTTCGATTACAAAAGCAGCAACCTGTGTAGCGGCGAGAAAACATCGACCAACGGTGTTTACGGTGCTTACAAGACCGGTGTTCACAAAATTCATGCCCGCTTCGCCGTCAATAAATGTGACCAATCCGGTGACAAGGCTTCAAGAAAAATTGAATACGTCAATGCACTGGATAAGCAATTTCAGGTTTGGGTAGCCCTGGAAAAACTGGATACCAGCCGCACAACCAACGACGCGGTGACCAAAACAGAACTCGGCGTACGCTACGACTTCTGA
- a CDS encoding CoA transferase subunit B, whose protein sequence is MALTREQMAQRVARELQDGFYVNLGIGIPTLVANYVPAGMEVMLQSENGLLGMGQFPTEAEIDADMINAGKQTVTAVPGASIFSSAESFAMIRGGHVDLTVLGAFEVDVNGNIASWMIPGKLIKGMGGAMDLVAGADNIIVTMTHASKHGESKLLPECSLPLTGKGCIKKVLTDLAWLEIEDGAFHLKERAPGVSVEEIIEKTAGKLIVPDDVPEMTF, encoded by the coding sequence ATGGCTCTTACTCGTGAACAAATGGCACAGCGTGTAGCTCGCGAACTTCAGGATGGTTTCTACGTAAACCTGGGTATTGGTATTCCGACGCTGGTGGCCAACTACGTGCCCGCCGGTATGGAAGTGATGTTGCAATCAGAAAACGGCTTGTTAGGCATGGGGCAGTTCCCTACCGAAGCCGAAATCGACGCCGACATGATCAACGCTGGCAAACAGACCGTTACCGCTGTACCGGGCGCGTCTATTTTTAGCTCGGCTGAATCTTTCGCCATGATCCGCGGTGGCCACGTTGACCTGACCGTACTGGGTGCATTCGAAGTGGACGTCAACGGCAACATCGCCAGCTGGATGATCCCCGGCAAACTGATCAAAGGCATGGGTGGTGCAATGGATCTGGTGGCCGGTGCCGACAATATCATCGTCACCATGACCCACGCCTCCAAACACGGTGAATCCAAACTGTTGCCAGAATGCAGCCTGCCACTCACCGGCAAGGGCTGTATCAAAAAAGTCCTTACCGACCTGGCCTGGCTCGAAATTGAAGACGGTGCCTTCCACTTGAAAGAACGCGCACCCGGCGTATCGGTAGAAGAAATCATCGAAAAAACCGCCGGTAAACTGATCGTACCAGACGACGTACCGGAAATGACGTTCTGA
- a CDS encoding TRAP transporter substrate-binding protein produces the protein MKTLVATVLACASLLTFNQAAAKPIEIKFSHVVAENTPKGQMALKFKELAEAALPGQIDVKVYPNSQLFTDSTVLQAMQLGDVELAAPALSKFQKYTDQLQLFDLPFLFKDIEAVDRFQQGPEGQKLLKSMESKLLVGLGYLHNGMKQLTDNSPIRVPADISGKKYRIMTSDVLQAQFEAVQAIPLKKPFSEVFTLLQTKAIDGQENTWSNTYSKKFFEVQKYATETNHGVLDYMVVTSAEFWYGLPDDVRTKLKTAMDEAIAHGNRIALKKGAEDRQKIIDSGKTEILTITEAERQQWVNAMKPVWKMFADEIGPDLIGAALEANNP, from the coding sequence ATGAAAACCTTAGTCGCAACTGTGCTGGCTTGCGCCAGCCTGCTGACATTTAACCAGGCTGCTGCCAAGCCCATCGAAATCAAGTTTTCCCACGTCGTCGCCGAAAACACCCCCAAAGGCCAGATGGCGCTGAAGTTCAAAGAACTCGCAGAAGCCGCTTTGCCCGGCCAGATCGACGTCAAGGTATACCCTAATTCCCAGCTGTTCACCGACTCTACCGTGTTGCAGGCCATGCAGCTCGGTGACGTTGAATTGGCCGCCCCAGCGCTGTCCAAGTTCCAGAAGTACACCGACCAGCTGCAACTGTTCGACCTGCCATTCCTGTTCAAGGACATCGAAGCCGTCGACCGTTTTCAACAAGGCCCGGAAGGCCAGAAATTGCTGAAATCCATGGAAAGCAAATTGCTGGTTGGCCTCGGCTACTTGCACAACGGCATGAAGCAACTGACCGACAACTCCCCGATTCGCGTTCCTGCGGATATTTCCGGCAAGAAGTACCGCATCATGACCTCCGACGTTTTGCAGGCACAGTTTGAAGCCGTACAGGCAATCCCGCTGAAAAAACCATTCTCGGAAGTATTTACCCTGCTGCAAACCAAAGCGATTGATGGTCAGGAAAACACCTGGTCCAACACCTATTCGAAAAAATTCTTTGAAGTGCAGAAGTACGCCACCGAAACCAACCATGGCGTACTGGATTACATGGTCGTGACTTCTGCCGAGTTCTGGTACGGCCTGCCAGATGACGTTCGTACCAAGCTGAAAACCGCGATGGACGAAGCCATTGCCCACGGTAACCGTATCGCCCTGAAAAAGGGTGCAGAAGACCGCCAGAAAATTATCGACTCCGGCAAAACCGAAATACTGACCATCACCGAAGCAGAACGCCAGCAATGGGTTAACGCCATGAAACCCGTCTGGAAAATGTTTGCCGACGAAATTGGTCCAGATCTGATTGGCGCCGCCCTGGAAGCCAACAACCCGTAA
- a CDS encoding ATP-binding protein, translating into MSMVTDSLTTGIQPTVADLEAHRSVALSLTLLLLGWLVGVVLVVATVWQLQEDEALQELAQEAKVMADSVSSHLQQYRGIADAVSDLRTLREVLGAPTPDGLGKLNRFLQQTNRSLGSDTLFVLNPAGIVVGASNYASKNSFVGHDFAFRPYFQQAVLGESAGYYAVGLISQGRGYYFSAPILDDGKVLGVAVVKILLEPVFERLAARQHDFLLIGYDSVIFAASNQDWQLRSLNRLPESQRVAIRQSHRYGNSSLAPMATSPESDQNLFDDAYIQLVSGGVIQRYLVGRALVREAGWHLFAVMPRMELLRRTLQFSIYFSLVYGLLVLFWLYWRKRSEVQRHVNSMNLELERRVAGLTSELTESNAELKQLVAHYQRTQSELETTQNQLIQTAKLAVLGELSAGINHELNQPLLALQTYAENSQKLLARERFTLVADNLREILQITGSMHAIVSRFKVFARRSPPDPRPVDVNEIINAALMIMKPLLKKAGVGIEVELPPSGQMILCEPVQIQQVLINLLTNASEAMEGVVDASVQVRVEDGDDQIRILVIDNGPGIAKELQSTIFEPFFTTKRKGLGIGLALSRRILETLSGSLTAESGVNGGTVFVMTLRKHRGVDE; encoded by the coding sequence ATGAGCATGGTCACTGATTCCCTGACAACGGGAATTCAGCCAACGGTGGCGGATTTGGAAGCGCACCGCTCCGTTGCGCTGTCGTTGACCTTGTTGCTACTGGGGTGGCTGGTGGGCGTGGTATTGGTGGTTGCCACCGTTTGGCAGTTGCAGGAAGACGAAGCGCTGCAGGAGTTGGCGCAGGAGGCCAAGGTTATGGCGGATAGTGTCAGTAGCCATTTGCAGCAGTATCGGGGGATTGCAGATGCGGTATCCGACTTGCGTACCTTGCGGGAGGTGCTGGGTGCTCCGACGCCCGACGGGCTGGGTAAACTGAATCGTTTCCTGCAACAGACCAATCGCAGCCTCGGCAGCGATACTCTTTTTGTGCTTAACCCGGCAGGTATTGTGGTGGGTGCCAGTAACTACGCCAGTAAGAACAGTTTTGTTGGCCATGACTTTGCTTTCCGGCCTTATTTTCAGCAGGCGGTATTGGGTGAAAGTGCCGGTTATTATGCGGTGGGGTTGATTTCCCAAGGTCGAGGCTATTATTTCTCTGCCCCGATTCTGGATGATGGCAAGGTGCTGGGTGTGGCGGTGGTGAAAATATTGCTGGAACCTGTCTTTGAGCGACTGGCTGCCAGGCAGCATGATTTTCTTCTGATTGGCTATGATTCGGTTATTTTTGCCGCTTCAAACCAGGATTGGCAGCTGCGCAGTCTGAATCGTTTGCCCGAGAGCCAGCGTGTGGCTATCCGGCAGTCACATCGTTATGGCAATTCCTCTCTTGCGCCGATGGCGACCAGTCCCGAGAGTGATCAGAATCTGTTTGATGATGCGTATATTCAGCTGGTATCTGGTGGTGTGATCCAGCGCTATCTGGTCGGGCGAGCGTTGGTACGGGAGGCGGGCTGGCATTTGTTTGCGGTCATGCCACGGATGGAATTGCTGCGACGTACGCTGCAATTCAGCATCTATTTTTCGCTGGTGTACGGACTGCTGGTGTTGTTCTGGCTGTATTGGCGCAAGCGGTCGGAGGTTCAGCGCCATGTGAATAGCATGAATCTGGAGCTGGAGCGCCGGGTCGCCGGCCTGACCTCGGAATTGACGGAATCCAATGCTGAGCTGAAACAGCTGGTGGCTCACTATCAGCGTACCCAGAGCGAACTGGAAACCACCCAGAACCAGTTGATCCAGACCGCCAAGCTGGCAGTGCTGGGTGAGCTGTCGGCCGGAATCAATCATGAACTTAACCAGCCACTGTTGGCACTGCAAACCTACGCCGAAAACAGCCAAAAATTGCTGGCTCGTGAACGCTTCACTCTGGTGGCCGATAACCTGCGTGAGATCCTCCAGATTACTGGCTCCATGCATGCCATTGTGTCGCGCTTCAAGGTTTTTGCCCGTCGCTCGCCTCCCGACCCGCGCCCGGTCGATGTGAACGAAATCATCAATGCTGCCTTGATGATTATGAAACCGTTACTCAAAAAAGCCGGTGTCGGAATTGAGGTGGAATTACCCCCAAGCGGGCAAATGATTCTCTGTGAGCCGGTGCAGATACAGCAGGTGTTGATCAATTTGCTGACCAATGCATCGGAAGCGATGGAGGGCGTCGTTGATGCCAGCGTGCAGGTGCGGGTAGAGGACGGTGATGATCAAATCCGGATTCTGGTCATCGACAATGGCCCAGGGATTGCTAAAGAGCTGCAAAGCACAATCTTTGAACCCTTTTTTACCACCAAGCGTAAAGGGTTGGGGATAGGGCTGGCGTTATCGCGCCGGATTCTGGAAACCCTGTCGGGCAGTTTGACTGCGGAATCGGGTGTAAATGGCGGAACGGTCTTTGTGATGACATTGCGCAAACATAGGGGAGTGGATGAATGA